Within the Anoplopoma fimbria isolate UVic2021 breed Golden Eagle Sablefish chromosome 21, Afim_UVic_2022, whole genome shotgun sequence genome, the region tttttgttttatatcattataaattgtaaatatcGTTGGACGTTaagttttatatcattataaatTTAATCGTTGGACGTTAAGAACTTAACTAATTCATCGTGAGAatgaataacaaatgaaaagacaattaaattaaatattagttagaaaaactacaaaatgtatTGAGAGTGAATTAAAATATTACTACACCAAACATTAATATAAGTAAAAAATGATCttgatttaaattgtaaattaaataaattaaatgtattaagcatattaaacaattaataaataagatatCATTACACCAGACATCAATTTAagttgaaaataatattaatgtaaattataatataaataaaataaatgtgatttattaaacatacacaaaaacaaattaatgtaaaaatattaaatcaaaatactgttttaataatataatttatactgtgtttaacagacttcctgtttgtttgcgCGTACCTGCGTGCGCACACCAGTCTCTGCGTGCGCGCGTACAACCTCCAATCTGTCCAGGTTTCCCTCGTGAACGCGCATGGCCGTCAGCCGCTCTCACACACAGGAGCGCGCAGGTGGGTCAAAAATCAGAGGAGCAGGACCGGAAACGGCTGGAGtgtgacttcaaaataaaagcgtaGAATTTGTGGGCCACACAAAATGTCTCAGAACCTTTATCAGGTGTAttgccaaatatatatatatatatatatatatatatatatatatatgcagtaccagtcaaaagtttgttctcattcaactactttagtttggatgtcttcaatattaatctacattgtagaaaaaaatagaaaaaaaaaaataaataaagaaaaaccattgaatgagaagatgtgtccaaacttttgactggtactgtaaatatatatatatatatatatatatatatatatatatatatatatatatacatacataatatatatagctatttttggggtaaaatgtttttttaattaaatatataattaaatatttaattagtCATGTTAGGGCGggttattaaaaatatatatatatgaagccagcttgtatatatataatcttcatttatttgtttttggtcttttttggTCTCCTGTGACAAGCTGGCttcacttatatatatatatatatatatatatatatatatatatatatatatatatatatatatgaagccagcttgttttaaaaagaagaaagctCACAAGCTACTACTAATAACTACTTTAAATAGCTATGTTTTTCTTAATACTTTGTTTCGCACTGTTGCACTGCtgcactttcatttttttaaatgttctattttacttgattttatGGATTctaattgtttcattattatcattcaatggattttatttttattttctagtcttttttccccatttcatTCTCCATTAACTACAGCCTTCTAAattcctgtctttgtgtttatatgtctACTTCTATGTCAAGCacttttaagtatattttacatttattaatattttgtacttatcttaaaaataaaaaaataaaccttgattttttgacattgatgtgaaattcatattttttgactttttttatatgatgacttttatgtcaaactgaaacacttattttaagaacatttttaattgttacatttattaatcattttggattttatttttatttcatcatcaagcagaagtcttttttttccccattaatgACAGCCTTCTAAATTCCCTTCTTTATATGTCTACTTTTATGTCAAGcacttttaagtacatttatattttacatttattaatattttgtacttatcttaaaaagaaaatgtgtgaaatgtgcaTGTATTTCTTTGACATTATATGATGACTTCAGCAAAACTGAAACACTTCTTTTCTGAAAGTGTGGGCCTGAATCTCAGCTCTTTATTGTGAAAAGCCTGATGTCTGTGAGCATCCTGAGTCTCTGAGCACAGACTGAGAGATGCTGCCTCGTCCTCCGCACGCATCCCGTCTCCTCTGaagcttttatattttattctattctcttttggttctttcatttttcatttggactgaaatctctttcttcttttttttttttttttttttttatgtgtgtgtgtctgcgggATACAGATGGCCACCATCCCCAGCATCAGCACCACcatcagcaccaccaccagcaccggAGGGCCGTCGGGCCAGCCAGGACGGCCGGGATTCAACCAGCACACCTAGCAGGTCGCTCCCCTGTCAGGTTATTctcatgcatttatatttattatacctcTGAAACGCACCAGGAGAGGTTCCTCCAGGATAACCTGCTCACTCCTGGAGGATGCTCTCATATTCATGGAGGACATGTGGAGCTGCCTCACACCACCAGGGTGACTTTTATCATTaatctgtctgctgtgtggATATTTATATCAACCCAAGAGGCTctatttttgatttaaacattaacatttcacATTGTGTAGAATGAGAAAACATCCAGGAGTGGTTTGTCTATTTATCTTTATAAATAGAGCTCTGTGAGACCTTCAAgtgtctctgttttttcccAATCTGCTGTCTCAGTGGACAGATTGGACGACATCTGAGTTAATGTGGACGGCAGATGGGGATGAGTGGGGGGTGGGGTCATCTGAGTCCAACATAACCTTTATTGATCCCACTCATTAACATcagggacagcagcagcagtgtgagaacagatatatacatttgttaaatgtataataataaatatgttctgTATTATCATCATGTAACATGTGCAAAATGAAACACTTAATACACCAAACATAACATGTAATTATGGAGGACTAATGCTGACATtgtaatgataaataaatacataaaaacctcaattatacaaaaaataagaaattaatattcacagaaagagaaaaacaaatcaataaaatgtataatttatttcacaatttatttatttttctattcatttaagtatttcacaattattgtttttgctatttattaatttccagcatttatttatattttgttttaatttatttctgtatttcttcacacatattgttttttgattgttgtgggtatttatttatttttctatttttgagtatttatttaatttcaaatgaAGATTGAggcttttctgtattttatttatttattataatataaaaaagtagaatatttacctctgaggtTTGGATGTTTAAagtaacattaaatgaaaatactcaagtaaagtacaaatacctgCAGTGAAAGCGTCTCTGTTACTTTATTccttctatttttttgtttgttttttgaacacttttaaaaaaaagaaatacaagttaaagataaaaatactataatctgccaataaaacacaaatctttCTATGTTTTTGATCGTAGAATTTTAAACTCCCTcctgattaaaaacacatgaccTCATTAAAGACAACTTCCTGTTCTGTAACTTTACTaatctttcctctctctctctctccacatcaGACCCAGCTGCCTtaactgacctttgacctttgacctcggTGCAGAACAACAggactcatcatcatcatcatcttcatcatgatgcagcagcagagagtcgACTGATCAAAACCAGAATCTGAAAGATGACAGagagccggaggaggaggagggagccgAGAGACGCAGGACGGGAACAAAACTAGGACAAAAAGGATGtgaatgtgacttttttcttcttcttcatgtgctGTTCATTCAACCTCACGTCTCCGTAACAAACTCTACATTTAAATCCAgcgaaaaaaaaacaaaaaaacattcagcttCCTaagaaaaccaacaatgtgaGAGGAAGACAGCAGCGACGATTGTTGATTCATGATTACCAACGCAGACGAAGATTGTCTCTCACTGACgaaatatgttctttttttgtaaatatggaGTTCTAAAAATCAAAGACAGCAAATAAGATTGTCTCAGCCAAGCCAACAACGGAGCCACAAGATTGTACATCAAAACCAAACTGTCAGGGGAATAAAAACAAGCTGATCTAAGGGACTACAAGTTATAACGACAAATCTTTGGACTTCGGGAATCGAAGCAGAGTTAGGCCTCATGATGACTCACCTCCACGCCGGCCTGAGCTCAGAGACGACGGAGAAGGCTCGCTTAGAGCTGAACGAGAACCCCGACACGCTGCACCAGGACATCCAGCAGGTAGGCGGCTAATGCTAGCTGACGTAGCATGCTAACCAGGGTCCCCGTAAACCACAAAGGTATACTTTCTGTCCTATCTCACAGgtgctttattctattattcAAATTTTTCATTTAGTCATGTTAGGGCGGGTTATTTGCAGATTTTGAAtacaatattcataactatgtatAATCACCCGAGACTAAGAATAGTTTTCGTCTTCCACGGAGTCCGCCATCTTGCACCGCCCATAACGAACAACGGCTCTAGAGATATCATTTAGCGTTGAACGTTATCTAAAGGTAGTGATGCGTTCAAATACCCAGTATTAAACGGGCCCTGATGTTAAATAAGTAgtagtactttttaatgttttagtgtCATTAATTATCACGCTGCTATTTGCAAGCAAAAAGCCCCAATTCTATCAATTCATGTGTGaacatgtaaagaaaagtgaaacCTAAATCAGTGGGCAACTGCCGCTATgtttacacaaaaacagcatGACTGATCGtccaaaagctttttttaagtAACCTTGGTGGTCTACCTTTGATTGGAGGAAGCTCTGGTCCCGATCACTCTGATTGATCCATGTTTCTTTGGTTTTTTGAGGTGCGGGACATGATCGTGACGCGGCCCGACATCGGGTTCCTGCGGACGGACGACGACTTCATCCTCCGCTTCCTGAGAGCCAGGAAGTTCGACCAGATGGAGACCTTCAGGCTGCTGGCCCAGTACTTCCAGTTCAGACAGCAGAACCTCGACATGTTCCAGAGCTTCAAGGTGGGAGTTCAGAAAGGATACAAGTGAAAGTGTCCTTTTCAAGAGtccttcttctttcctctgaAGGCTTTATGTTTGACCGAGAACATGGCAGAAGTTTTTCTGTCAGAATGCAACATCACTGTCCATGAttcctctcctgtttcctttcctctcgTCTCCTTGTTTCTCTCCTGTTTCCTTACTTCCCCTTGTTTCCTCTGGTTGtgtcttgtctcctctccttgttaCCTTTTGTCTCGTTGTTTGTCTCCACTCCTTGCtccctctcctgtttcctctctacCCTTTGTTTCCTCACCTGTTTCTGTTCCTCtacttgtttcctctcctctcgtctccttgTTTCATCTCCTGGTATCTTACCTCCCCTTGTTACCTCTGATCTtgtctcatctcctctccttgtttacttttgtctccttgtttcctttccttaaATAGAAACACAGTAAACTCTCTTCTATtgtctccttgtttcctttccttctcaCCTGTCCTGTCTCAGGTGGACGACCCCGGTATCAAACGTGCGTTGATGGACGGTTTCCCCGGCGTTCTAGAGACTCCGGACCAACACGGACGAAAGATCCTCATTCTGTTCGCCTCCAACTGGGACCagagcaggtacacacacacacacacacacacacacacacacacacacacacacacacacacacacacacacacacacacacacacacacacacacacacacacactctctattGATTGTGAGGGTAATGAGTGTTTCTAGTTAAGACTTGCAGCGTCACGCTCTCTTTAACTACTGATGAGCTGATGATCAATGTGTTctgatctcctcctcttcctcctcctcctccacttccttctcttcctcctcttcctcctcctcctcctcctcctcctcctcctcctcaggaaCTCCTTCACAGACATCCTCCGGgccatccttctctctctggagGTTCTGATAGAGAACCCTGAGCTTCAGATCAATGGTTTCATTCTGATCATCGACTGGAGCAACTTCTCCTTCAAACAGGCGTCCAAGCTCACCCCCAACATCCTCAAGCTGGCCATCGAGGGCCTTCAGGTGAACTCACACTGACCAGTGACCTGACCAGTAACCTGACCAGTAACCTCAATAACCTGACCAGTAACCTGACCAGTAACCTCAATAACCTGACCAGTAACCTGACCAGTAACCTGACCAGTAACCTGACCAGTAACCTGACCAATACTTTCCTCTAGTCGATCAAACTGAGAACAGACTCTTTattcttgtctcctctcctctttcctttcctcttgttctctcctctcctccttcttcttgtgtctttgtctcctctcctccctctcttttccttgtttcctctcccctTACCTCTCCTGTTATCGCTCTTGtgtcttcccctcctctctttgtctcctctcctccttcctcttctgtctttctctcctcttctgtttcctctcctatTCTCTCTTGTTTCCAATGCTCTCTCTTGTTTCCAATGCTCTCCttgactcctctctccttgtctcctccccTCTAGGACAGTTTCCCGGCCCGGTTTGGAGGAATCCACTTTGTGAACCAGCCGTGGTATATTCACGCCATGTACACCATCATCAAACCGTTCCTCAAAGACAAGACCAGGAAACGGGTAAAGACTACAACTCACAGAACTACactgcttcctgtttcctgtttcctgcttCTGGCCTTTAGAATCTTaaactttcttcttctcttctttttccctTTGTTCGTTTCCTCTCTTTTGATTATTAacaccctcctcccccctttccTCACCTCTCGTCTCCTCCGCTGTTTCCTTTCCTAATCCCTATCATctcccctcatcctcctctcctctcctcaattcctctccttctcttctctctttcttccttttgtaTCCgtcttcctttcctcctctatccttatttcctctcctcatctcctcttacttttcctctccttgtcGCCCCTTCATCTCCTTGCTTGTTCTcgttgtctcctctccttgtctcctctcctctcatttacACTCCCAaattcttcctctcctctgtttctctcctccttcttctcttcccctcctttccttgcttcctctcctctccaatcctttcctcctcttcccaactctcctctcctggtttcctctccttgtttctcaTCTGtctacctctcctctcctcgtctcctctctctcttctcctctacatgtttcctctcctccctcgctTTTTTCCTCTGATTGTATCCCTTACTCATTTATTCTCCTTGTTTCTtatctttcttcctctcctcctctctcctcctacCCTCTCATCCtttcccttcccctcctccctcctcctcctcctctacctccctccctctcctcctccctcctctcccctctcctcctccctcctcctccccctcctcctcctccctccctctcctcctccctctcctccctctcctcctcctccctcctctcctctccctcctcctctcctctccctcctcccctccccctctcctcctcctctccctcctccctcctcctcctcctcctccctccctcctcctccctcccctccctcctcctcctctccctctcccctctcctcctacctccccctcctccctcctcctcccctctacctcctcctcctctcctccctctcccccctcctcctcctcctcctcctcctcctcctcctcctcagatctTCCTCCACGGTAACAACCTGAACTCgctccaccagctcctcctTCCTGAGTGTTTGCCCTCAGAGTTCGGTGGGACTCTTCCTCCGTACGATATGGGCATCTGGGCCCGAACGCTGCTCGGCCCCGACTACAACGACGAGACGGAGTACACGCTGACCTACGACGCCCTGCACGTCAGGGAGAActgtggggggggaggaggaggaggaggagacaaggacatgatgaagaggtgaggaggaacTTTGAACTGACCAAAACCTGATGATCACGACGTCTGTGTTCTAAAAATCACTGGTTTGAAGATTTCTCTACAAGTACTCAAGTagtgtactttacttgagtactttTTAGTTCTCATCCACTATCacacatctcagaggtacatattgtactttatactgtactacatctcagaggtacatattgtactttatactgtactacacctcagaggtacatattgtactttatactgtactacacctcagaggtacatattgtactttatactgtactacacctcagaggtacatattgtactttatactgtactacatctcagaggtacatattgtactttatactgtactttatactacacacctcagaggtacatattgtactttatactgtactacacctcagaggtacatattgtactttatactgtactacatctcaggagtattttcacagtgtggtattagtacctCTACTGCAGTAAAGTATTActatctgtgtgtttcaggtctCAGTCGGCGGTGGAACCAGGAACTCTCCGACAAACGGACAGAGAGACCAGCACGCCGCTACTGGCCCtggactgaacacacacacacacacacacacacacacacacacacacacacacacacacacacacacacacacacacacacacacacacacacacgttactaccaacacacacacacgttctctcacacacaccagctgcGTATTAAGCCGGTGGATTTGAACTCGCATCCTTTAAGTCCTGTTCACCTGAACTCTGACAGTGAATGAActtcctgtacacacacacacacacacacacacacacacacacacacacacacacacacacacacacacacacacacacacacacacacacacacacacacacacacacacacacacacacacagtctgtctcTGAGCCGTCTAATGCCTCCCGGCTGAGCCTCCCTCCAGCCGGCAGCATCTGTCCActgacgacacacacacacacacacacacacacacactctgaagtgtgtgtgtgtgtgtgtgtggcgttgTCGTCGTCACGTCTTCTGCGTAAAGTTTTGTTAAATTCTGTCAGAAACATTCAGGAATGTGTAAGGAATCACTTTCAATCTgtgaaactttatttaaacctcAGAGAACagacacttaaataaaaaacaaaaaaaaaataaaagtcgaTAGTTTAGAAACgtttaaaacaggaaacaccaacaaggattcatttaaattaactttattaaattaattattgattcAAATAATAAACTAAGAAAAAACAGTTGAAAACCTTAAAACGTGAAGATTGCAGCGTTTCTTTCCTTCTCAGCTGATTTATggacgtttgtttgttttacacatCAGATACTTTTATCCTCAGAAAGTAGAATTCAGACAGAATCTAAAAGTATGTGTTTGATGTCGGTGTGTTTAAATCTGACTGAGTTATGACTTTgagaaaacatatatatattacatataatataatataatagttcCCCTCCACAGGACTCAGTTTAAACTTCTTTCTTATTCTCATTCTTCCTGTTCTCTTTTGATTATTAacaccctcctccccctttcctcccctctcctttctttctatCCTCCTTTTTCATCCCGTCCTTGGttcctctcctcactcctccgTGTCTCCTCCCTTGCCTGattgtctcctcttctctccttctaaTGTCCTAtact harbors:
- the LOC129111007 gene encoding clavesin-1-like, giving the protein MMTHLHAGLSSETTEKARLELNENPDTLHQDIQQVRDMIVTRPDIGFLRTDDDFILRFLRARKFDQMETFRLLAQYFQFRQQNLDMFQSFKVDDPGIKRALMDGFPGVLETPDQHGRKILILFASNWDQSRNSFTDILRAILLSLEVLIENPELQINGFILIIDWSNFSFKQASKLTPNILKLAIEGLQDSFPARFGGIHFVNQPWYIHAMYTIIKPFLKDKTRKRIFLHGNNLNSLHQLLLPECLPSEFGGTLPPYDMGIWARTLLGPDYNDETEYTLTYDALHVRENCGGGGGGGGDKDMMKRSQSAVEPGTLRQTDRETSTPLLALD